From Enterococcus mediterraneensis:
GGAAACTTTGCAACAGAACCTTTATTCTCAACAGTAGAAACCTATGATAAACTTAGATTATCAGAATTTTCCAAATGATAATCTAAGTTGTTCAAGAATAGGGGCTGTATGATTTGGTCTATATATTATGACCATTTAGGAAGTTTTAATCATATCAAAAGTAGAGAAAAAATATTCAAAGCTATATTTTCTTAAAATTTCCATTAGTCAAAGAGAGGAGATTAACTATGATAGACAAAAATGAGAAAGAGATTTTATTATTGAATAGCGAGAAAAATTTCAAAGAACTACTTGAAATAATTGAATCAGTACCGAAAAGTAAAAGAGGAATTTCTATTGAAACTCCAGAGAGAGATAAAAATTTTAGAGATGTTTTAATGCATCTTTATGAATGGCACGCAATGCTTGAGAGATGGTATAGAGAGGGTATGGATGGGGATATTCCTTTTATGCCAGCACCTGGTTATAAGTGGAGTAGTATTAAACTCCTGAATATACGGATTTGGGAGAACTATCAAGATGTGACATTAAATCAAGCTATAAAAAAATTGAAGTTAAGTCACCAAAGAGTAACAGACTTAATTAAAATACATACGAATGAAGAAATCGTGACAAAAAAATATTATAAGTGGACGAAAACAAGTAATTTGTTCAGTTATTTTACAGCGAACACATCTAATCATTACATTTGGGCTGTGAAAAAATGTGAAGTTATCGCAAAGGCTTTAAAAGAAATAGAAAATGAAAATTTTGTAAAAACGTCTACTTAAACGAACGAGGACTTTAATAGAGTAAACAAAAGGGAACTTCTAAAAATGGAAGTTCCCTTAATTCTCGTAAAAAATCAACAATATAATTTAACATAGCCAAAAGTAAAAAAATATAAAGAATCTATATCAGACAAAGGTTTTTATGGTAACTATAGTAAAGATAATATTAGAAGTTTTCTAACAAAAAAAGTGGACTCCGTAATTGAAAAAGAAAAAAACAAAAAAAAAAGTAGTTTGTTTAATTTGGAAAAAATTGATTATAAAGCAAATTCAGTAATTAATGAAGAAGATAGTAGGAATGTTCAATTCTATGAAGATTTGATGGATATTTTTGATCCTATTGAATTTGATAATGATGAGAGATTGCTTTTAATCTATGCATTCATGGATGAAACAGCTATTTTTTCAACGGATGAGTCATTTTATAGGAAAGTTATTCAATGGGAAAGTGATAACAATTTAAACAGCTATTTGAGCGATAGAGTATTTGACGTACTAACAAAATTAAGTAACAAAGGGATTTTAAAGGAAGAATACTACAACTACTTAGATGAATATTCGGCACGCTATATTTTGCAGGCACACGATTACAAGAGACTAAAAAAATTTCTATTAGAAAAACAGGATAGAATCTCTACTGTTATTGAAAAATATAAAATGCCAGTAATGGTTGATCCGTTTGCAGATAATAATCTTGATGAATCAGAATTACCATTCTAATTTTGTAGGATAAAATGATGTGATATAAATAATTTTTAGTACTCAAAACCAGTGTTAACAACTATCTTATTTTTCACCTGTAACAACTTGACTAATAGTATTTTGTGAATAGTTAAGGTTATTAAAAATTTTTGGAGGTAATTCGATGCTTTTTTCTGAAAGATTAGGTTTTAAAAAAGTGGAAGATATTATACTTGTAGATAGATTGTCAGAAACTCTTAAAAATAGTTTAGCAAATGTGATTTATGATATTTTTCAAGAGAGTCATAAGATCCATAGTGAGTATGATTATAGGAAAACGGGTTCTTGGAAAATATACTACTTTTTAATAAAAGAGTTTTTTAAAGGACAAATAAATAATAGTTTGGATTGTGGGTATGGTTTTACTGTTTACTATGAGGAGATTATTGATCGTTTAGATAACATGGAGTGGTATGCATATTTTGATTTACTAGAGACTTTAGCAAAGATGAAAATAATAGATATACGAAAAAGGAAACGCATTAATAACATACTAGAATCGGAAAATTCAGGTTATAGATTAAGTGAAAGTAATGAATTTATACCGATAACAGACGACGTTGCTATTAAGAATATAGATGCTGCATCAGAATCAACATTTGAATATGCCAAAAATCATATTCAGAAATCTCTTACATATATAAGTGATAAGCAAAATCAAGACTATAATAATGTTGTCAGAGAAGCAATCAGTGCTGTTGAAAGCTGTATTATTGAAATTTCAGGTTTGCCAGCAACAAAAAAGAATACTTTAGGAACTGCTGTTAAAGCAATTAGGGATAACCCGAATATTGAAATTGATCTTACCTTTTTAAAACCGTTTGAGACTATGTATGGTTTAGCGAGTAATAATGGAATAAGACATGCTGGAAATGAAAAAGCGATTGTGTCTGATTTACCAGATGCAATTTTAGTACTAACAACATGTTCAGCCTTAATTAATTATTTGGGAATAAAATTGCTAAATAATCCTCCAAAATAATGAAGAGTATGTTCGTGAAAGAATAATTGTTCGAAACTAATACTATTTTTACAATGTATATGCATTGTAAAAAATCATAATTAAATTAAATATAAGAGATATTGAACAATATGGATATACGGTATATACTTAATTATAGGAGTTGATTTTATGAATATAAAAAAACGAAAAATTAGAGAAGTAGGTAACTCAATAGTTGTCACTTTATCAAAAGAGAGTTTATTACAAAAAGGATTGAAACCTGGAGATACTATTTTTATTGATGAAGACAAAATGATGGATGCAATCGTGAAAGAAGAAAGCAATTTAGATCTCGAAATTGATATGTATGTGAATCAAGCTCTATCTGAATATGATGCGGCGTTCAAGGAATTAGTTGATCGATGATTTATTTGAGCGAAAGAGACATTGTAAAATTGAATGTTATTCAAATAAAAAGATATTCACCAAAGGAAACAATTGGCGTTATTGATAAAAATGCTTTGAGTATGGCTGTAAATCAACCGAAACAGCATATTTTTGGAAAAGATCTCTATCCCGATGTGTTCAGCAAAGCAGCAGTTCTCTTAATAAATCTGATCAAAAAGCATCCATTTCACAATGCTAATAAACGTACAGCATTTTTAGCTACATATATTTTTCTTAAGCTAAACGGCTGTTCACTGAAAATGGAAAATCAGGAAGTTGTAGAATTTGTAGTTAGAATTGCTACGTATCAGGGGGAGTTTAATGACTTAAAAGAGGCAACAACTGATATACTAAAAAATAATTCCACAAAAATAGGAGCAAACTAGTTATCCAGTTAAATCTGGAGAGTTAGTTTGTTTTTGTTTTGGTTTACATAAGATAAATTATGCGAAGTTCATTATTTTAAAAGCTTAAATAATAAGCTTTTTTATAATACCAATTTATTTATGTAAACCAATGACCTTAATCGCTTAAGCAAGCACGTTATGTAATACTCTACTCTCTCCAAAACTAATGACTATCTATTTTCAAAGAAGCTAGAATGATTATCTGATCCAATGATAATTTATATTTAATTCCTGGTCTACTACTCTTCTTTTAATCAATTAATGTCTAACGTACTGTACACGATAAAGTAGGAAGACTTATTTTCAACTCCGGATTCATTTTTTTAATTCGGTGAAAATCACTAAATTAAGAGTTTATCCAAGTTCATTTTAGCTGAGAATACGCTTGAAAATAATTTTGATGAATTTTCCTGAATTAAAATTTATTAACTTGTTGAGTGATATAATTGTAATGTATTACCAAATAGTTAGCACTTAGATTAGTGATGGAAAGGAATAGTGAGAACAAGATGACTGGTAGAAATCCCAAAGTATTTATATCATATTCATGGGAGAATAAGGAAAATAAAGAATGGGCTAGAGAACTAGCAGACAAATTACTTGAAAACGGTATTGATGCATATATAGATCAGTATGATTTAAGTTTAGGTGATAGATTACCTCAGTTTATGGAGCAACAAATATCCGATTCAGATTATGTTCTAATTATATGTACACCAGAGTATAAAAAAAAGGCAAATAATCGTACAAGTGGTGTTGGGTATGAAGGTCATATTATCTCAGCAGAATTGCTTTCTGGAAAAAATGAACGTAAATTTATCCCAATAATTAAAGAAGGACGTGCAAGCGAAGTACTTCCTACTTTTCTTGCTGGAAAGCTTGGAATTGATTTATCAGATAGCCAACATTATGATGAAAACTTAGATGATTTAATTACAACTATATTTGGTGTTAAGAGAAAACCAGCATTAGGTGATATACCTAGGCATATTAAAGGCAGTCCCTTACTACCTATAGAACATAATGAAAATAAAGATATTGAAATCTTAGGAATTATCACTGATAAAGTAACTGTACCTAAAATGGATGGCTCAAGGGGTTCTGCATTATATAAAATTCCATTTAGATTAAATAGAGTACCAAGTCAGCTTTGGAAAGAGTTGTTTGTTAGAAATTGGAATTCACCACCACGATATACAACAATGCATAGACCAGGAATTGCTTCTGTTGTAGACGATGAAATTTTACTTAATGGAACAACTATTGAGGAAGTCCGGGAATATCATCGGGAAACTTTAAAACTTTGCATTGAAAAAAGTAATACTCAAGAAAAAAAAATATTGCTAGAGGAGGAACAAAAAAAAGAGAGAGAGAATGAGCGAGTCAGATCACATAAAGAAAGTGTTCAGAAATTAGCAGATGAATTAGAGTTCTAGTTGATAGTCAGTTCTTTCTTAATTCGATACACAGTTTGTCTAGTTACATTATAGTCTGTTGCTATTTTTGAAATAGCGACACCATTCTCCAGGTCCTGAACGATGCTTCTATAAACAAGGCGACGTTGAGGATCTTTTGTGTTCGCACTGTATAACTTAGGACGTCCTTTATAGACGCCGTTTGCTTTAGCAATCATTATCCCTTGTGCCTGGCGTCGTTTTGATTCAGTACGCTCTTGTTCAGCAATCATGGCCAAAATTTGAATGATTAGGTCTTTGATAAATTTATCCAGGAGAGGATTTCCGCTTGCTTCAGCCATGATCGGTAAACTGGTGATAATGAGTCGTACATTTTTCTTCTTTAAATAATTCACTGAATCGATAATCTCGTCATAATTTCGTCCAAGTCGATCAATGGCTTCTACAATAAAAATATCTTGCTCTCTGACAAAATCTAAAGCTTCCTGAAAAATCGGACGATGACTAATCGTCGCTCCAGATTGCTTTTCTATAAAAATTTTTTCAGCGCCAAACTTTTTCATTTCTTCAATTTGCCGTTGTTCATTTTGATCGATTGATGAAACTCGGATATATGCAATTTTCAAAAATTTTACCTACTTTCTCGAACTGTTTAAAACACACCCTAATCATACATTTAAAAACCATATTTTTCAATGTTATACCTATGTCTATTTAGGGTACACTTTAAATAGACAATACGGTCTTGAATTATAAAAGCTAAAAAGAAATAAGCACTCGTATAAAACAAGTATGGTTTTTTCCATTTCATAGACTTTTAAGAACAAATTTAGTATGCTCAATGCATGATGATAAAGGTCGTTATTTTTTACTATATTTGTAAATGAAATAAATCTAGTAAAAAATATGATAAAGAATAGATAATTTTTACACAGAGTAAAAGGGAGGAAGAGGAGTGAGAAGAAAACTATTTTTAGGGGGTGTTTTGCTGGTTTTGCTTTCATTTTTTTATGTTAGCGATTTGAAGAAAAAGGACTTAGCAGATGAGATACCACCAAATCGATTGATAGGAGTTGTAGTTAAACAGGATTATGATAAATTAATATTGATTGTAAAAACGACTGAGATTGCAAAAGAAAGTCCGTTAAGTGTTGGAGAAGAGGTTTACTTTGATTTTTCTACGCCAAAAATGAATGATCTAGGAAACTATCCAACTCGAACAGAAAGAATTCAAGCTTTAAAAAAATATACAGTTGGAAGTAAAATTGCATTTGGTTTTGTAAACGAGAGCGTTAACAAGGAACGGGTTTTTGACCTTGCTTTACTTGATAATATTTCAATTTTAGAAAATTAAGGATAGGGTTTAGTTGATAAGGTAAAAGACCTAATCATTGATACTAATGTGGATACTAATAAGATGAGTTATTATATTTCTCCTGCCAAAGTTAAGTCACTGAGTTCCCAAACTAAAAAATTAAATACTGTTAATGTGTTTGCTGCATTTATTGGTCTAACTCCTGGAATAATTCCCTTAGTCTTTGGTTCTTCGGTTTCTGCAAATCAAGTCTTTATAAATACAGCAAAAAAAGGTAAGGGCGTACAATTAAACTATATAGTAATAGTTCAACAGATACTTACAGCACGAATCAAAATTATGTAATAAAATAGTTTGGAGGTAACTACTATGCTAATAACAAAAATTTCTTTAGCTATTGCAGTAATATTAGGCATTTGTTTATATTTTGTGTTGCCACCGGTAAACTTCTTTATATATTTTACTATTCCAGCGGTTATTATTGTTAATGTGATAAGGATTGTTGTAAAAAAGAAACAAGAAAAGTATGCTTAAGATTGGTGAATGATCTCATGAAAGTAAAAAGAGTAGTCGTGATTTTAACGACTATTCTTTTTAAGATCGTGTAAACCATTGTGTAAAATAAAAATACATTAATTAATGTGTGATTATTATGAGTGATAATAGTTTAGAAGAATTTTTAAAATCTAGAGAATCAGATACTTGCAGTGACCCAAAAAAATTAGATTTTTTGGTCTAACTTTTGAGAGGTGGTACAAAATAATGAGTACAACAAAACTTTCCACTACAAAGAGATCACTGATAATAAATTGTTCAATCATATTATTTTGTCTCTAATGACAAATGGAGCTAAACAATTTCCAGAATTAAGAGAAAAAATTGCCACCTATTCTGAGGAGAATTTCGAGGAAGTCGATGAAAATTGATCCATAAATAATGATCAGGTGGTTCGTGAGGAGTTCGATTTACTTGAATTGTTGATCGATCATTTTGATTTAGAGATGCTCCAGATTCTAAAAGAAAAAATAGAGTCAAGAACCTTACGTTACACTGAGTAATTTCATTAATGCAAGGGGAAGACTGGTTGGAGTTTTCATCACTAATCTTTCTTTTTTTATCAGTTTACATAAGATGGATATAATAAACAAAAAAGAAAAACCGGCGCTTATTGATCGTCAGCGCCGGTTGTCATTAACAAAAATCAGTCAGGCGAGAGGATCACCGTATTTTTCCAAATACCCATAGTAGCCCATCTTATATAAACGAATCGTTTTCTGTCGGATTTCATCTGTCGCGAAATCGACAGCTTGTAAGATCAAGTCGGTGAATTCGATAGGGGCGATCCCATTGGCTGTAATCAGGTTTTTATCTCTCACAGCCTGTTGTTCCATAAAATCTTCTTTATTGCGATAATTTTCTATCTCCAACCAAGGGGACTGCGCGTTTCCTGTATGTTTATAGCCTTGCAGCAAACCATTCTTCGCTCTGATTCAGTGTACTGGTAACGTACACGCCTTCCCAATCCGCATATTCATCCAACAAAAATGTAATTGCTCTTTTCATTCTTGTACGCTCCTTTTTTCAGAAATATAATCAGCTGACCGTCGCAATTAAAACAGATAAATAGTCATGTTAGGTTTTC
This genomic window contains:
- a CDS encoding type II toxin-antitoxin system death-on-curing family toxin yields the protein MIYLSERDIVKLNVIQIKRYSPKETIGVIDKNALSMAVNQPKQHIFGKDLYPDVFSKAAVLLINLIKKHPFHNANKRTAFLATYIFLKLNGCSLKMENQEVVEFVVRIATYQGEFNDLKEATTDILKNNSTKIGAN
- a CDS encoding toll/interleukin-1 receptor domain-containing protein; this translates as MTGRNPKVFISYSWENKENKEWARELADKLLENGIDAYIDQYDLSLGDRLPQFMEQQISDSDYVLIICTPEYKKKANNRTSGVGYEGHIISAELLSGKNERKFIPIIKEGRASEVLPTFLAGKLGIDLSDSQHYDENLDDLITTIFGVKRKPALGDIPRHIKGSPLLPIEHNENKDIEILGIITDKVTVPKMDGSRGSALYKIPFRLNRVPSQLWKELFVRNWNSPPRYTTMHRPGIASVVDDEILLNGTTIEEVREYHRETLKLCIEKSNTQEKKILLEEEQKKERENERVRSHKESVQKLADELEF
- a CDS encoding AbiJ-NTD4 domain-containing protein, yielding MLFSERLGFKKVEDIILVDRLSETLKNSLANVIYDIFQESHKIHSEYDYRKTGSWKIYYFLIKEFFKGQINNSLDCGYGFTVYYEEIIDRLDNMEWYAYFDLLETLAKMKIIDIRKRKRINNILESENSGYRLSESNEFIPITDDVAIKNIDAASESTFEYAKNHIQKSLTYISDKQNQDYNNVVREAISAVESCIIEISGLPATKKNTLGTAVKAIRDNPNIEIDLTFLKPFETMYGLASNNGIRHAGNEKAIVSDLPDAILVLTTCSALINYLGIKLLNNPPK
- a CDS encoding AbrB/MazE/SpoVT family DNA-binding domain-containing protein, which gives rise to MNIKKRKIREVGNSIVVTLSKESLLQKGLKPGDTIFIDEDKMMDAIVKEESNLDLEIDMYVNQALSEYDAAFKELVDR
- a CDS encoding ClbS/DfsB family four-helix bundle protein encodes the protein MIDKNEKEILLLNSEKNFKELLEIIESVPKSKRGISIETPERDKNFRDVLMHLYEWHAMLERWYREGMDGDIPFMPAPGYKWSSIKLLNIRIWENYQDVTLNQAIKKLKLSHQRVTDLIKIHTNEEIVTKKYYKWTKTSNLFSYFTANTSNHYIWAVKKCEVIAKALKEIENENFVKTST
- a CDS encoding recombinase family protein; the encoded protein is MKIAYIRVSSIDQNEQRQIEEMKKFGAEKIFIEKQSGATISHRPIFQEALDFVREQDIFIVEAIDRLGRNYDEIIDSVNYLKKKNVRLIITSLPIMAEASGNPLLDKFIKDLIIQILAMIAEQERTESKRRQAQGIMIAKANGVYKGRPKLYSANTKDPQRRLVYRSIVQDLENGVAISKIATDYNVTRQTVYRIKKELTIN